A portion of the Bombus vancouverensis nearcticus unplaced genomic scaffold, iyBomVanc1_principal scaffold0070, whole genome shotgun sequence genome contains these proteins:
- the LOC117163871 gene encoding uncharacterized protein LOC117163871 isoform X3: protein MDTGSKKEIKEMITKDISNIHNYSLDVKKYINNQLEDTLDYLHGLIAEIPQSVPGPSTTKRPKVLKKEGYRRKETIPENDIINTDNTVTDSAVHDKTENKDVKTGDVLETTIDRTKRKAAIKAAINIKKQQSMSLVTKLRRLTLDDDSNVNRKRGGRPKKKESARSSSDEKNTKGPTKHSKTKKNVLSETISKEDAKQPERIEPLKSSMTTRDSNIKRTFSRSENTKGKYSNIIDDTVIPSARNDIEDPSMCENALEKFTPLMNSTMDINSTYTQKMMDATAIVEPLSPIKSNETEEVQQLNQAIGLTEFEELFAEDEPSREREMSNRNMTKQDIQNEMKKNVPVRRRIEAFEKEKISEKAIVQKLARRSVEKAKKILLAKQKKETQMMTSQLQTVRSTSVLHSKPDDDTSDDEARPRRTIPH, encoded by the exons atggatactggatcaaagaaggagattaaagaaatgattaccaaagatatatcgaatatacataattattccttggatgttaaaaaatatattaacaaccagcttgaagacactctggattatttacatggtttaattgctgaaataccacaatcagtccctggcccttcaactacaaagaggccgaaagttttgaagaaagaaggttatcgccgtaaagagactatcccagaaaatgatattatcaatactgacaatacagtaacagattcagcagtacatgataaaacagaaaataaagatgtaaaaactggggatgtgctggaaacaacaattgaccgaacaaaaagaaaggctgcaataaaagctgcaattaatattaaaaagcagcagtcaatgtcacttgttacaaaattacgaaggctaactcttgatgatgacagtaatgtaaat aggaaacgtggaggccgacctaaaaaaaaggaaagtgctagaagtagttcagatgaaaaaaacacaaaaggtcctacaaaacatagtaaaacaaaaaagaatgttttaagcgaaacaatttcaaaagaagatgcaaaacagccagaaaggattgaaccattaaagtcttcaatgacaacaagagatagtaatataaagagaactttttcacggagtgaaaacacgaagggtaaatattctaatattattgatgatacagtaattccatcagcaagaaatgatattgaagatccttcaatgtgcgagaatgcacttgagaaatttactcctcttatgaattccacgatggacatcaattctacttatacgcagaagatgatggacgctaccgcaattgtagaacctttatcaccaataaaatcaaacgaaacg gaggaggttcagcagctgaatcaagctattggactcaccgagttcgaagaattattcgcagaagatgagccatcccgtgaaagggaaatgtctaatagaaacatgacgaaacaggacattcaaaatgaaatgaagaaaaatgtgcccgtaagaaggagaatcgaggcctttgaaaaagaaaaaatttcagaaaaagccattgttcaaaaactggcacgaagatctgtcgaaaaagcaaaaaaaatcttattagcgaaacaaaagaaggagactcagatgatgacatcgcag ctccaaacagtaaggtccacttctgttttgcacagtaaacctgacgacgacacatcggacgatgaagccagaccaaggcgtacaattccacattag
- the LOC117163871 gene encoding uncharacterized protein LOC117163871 isoform X1, with protein sequence MDTGSKKEIKEMITKDISNIHNYSLDVKKYINNQLEDTLDYLHGLIAEIPQSVPGPSTTKRPKVLKKEGYRRKETIPENDIINTDNTVTDSAVHDKTENKDVKTGDVLETTIDRTKRKAAIKAAINIKKQQSMSLVTKLRRLTLDDDSNVNRKRGGRPKKKESARSSSDEKNTKGPTKHSKTKKNVLSETISKEDAKQPERIEPLKSSMTTRDSNIKRTFSRSENTKGKYSNIIDDTVIPSARNDIEDPSMCENALEKFTPLMNSTMDINSTYTQKMMDATAIVEPLSPIKSNETVVINKNLASSIGKNNEPKFTSRSPITLQEEVQQLNQAIGLTEFEELFAEDEPSREREMSNRNMTKQDIQNEMKKNVPVRRRIEAFEKEKISEKAIVQKLARRSVEKAKKILLAKQKKETQMMTSQLQTVRSTSVLHSKPDDDTSDDEARPRRTIPH encoded by the exons atggatactggatcaaagaaggagattaaagaaatgattaccaaagatatatcgaatatacataattattccttggatgttaaaaaatatattaacaaccagcttgaagacactctggattatttacatggtttaattgctgaaataccacaatcagtccctggcccttcaactacaaagaggccgaaagttttgaagaaagaaggttatcgccgtaaagagactatcccagaaaatgatattatcaatactgacaatacagtaacagattcagcagtacatgataaaacagaaaataaagatgtaaaaactggggatgtgctggaaacaacaattgaccgaacaaaaagaaaggctgcaataaaagctgcaattaatattaaaaagcagcagtcaatgtcacttgttacaaaattacgaaggctaactcttgatgatgacagtaatgtaaat aggaaacgtggaggccgacctaaaaaaaaggaaagtgctagaagtagttcagatgaaaaaaacacaaaaggtcctacaaaacatagtaaaacaaaaaagaatgttttaagcgaaacaatttcaaaagaagatgcaaaacagccagaaaggattgaaccattaaagtcttcaatgacaacaagagatagtaatataaagagaactttttcacggagtgaaaacacgaagggtaaatattctaatattattgatgatacagtaattccatcagcaagaaatgatattgaagatccttcaatgtgcgagaatgcacttgagaaatttactcctcttatgaattccacgatggacatcaattctacttatacgcagaagatgatggacgctaccgcaattgtagaacctttatcaccaataaaatcaaacgaaacggtagtaattaataaaaacttggctagtagtataggaaaaaataatgaacctaaatttacatcacggtcgccaataactctgcaggaggaggttcagcagctgaatcaagctattggactcaccgagttcgaagaattattcgcagaagatgagccatcccgtgaaagggaaatgtctaatagaaacatgacgaaacaggacattcaaaatgaaatgaagaaaaatgtgcccgtaagaaggagaatcgaggcctttgaaaaagaaaaaatttcagaaaaagccattgttcaaaaactggcacgaagatctgtcgaaaaagcaaaaaaaatcttattagcgaaacaaaagaaggagactcagatgatgacatcgcag ctccaaacagtaaggtccacttctgttttgcacagtaaacctgacgacgacacatcggacgatgaagccagaccaaggcgtacaattccacattag
- the LOC117163871 gene encoding uncharacterized protein LOC117163871 isoform X2 produces MDTGSKKEIKEMITKDISNIHNYSLDVKKYINNQLEDTLDYLHGLIAEIPQSVPGPSTTKRPKVLKKEGYRRKETIPENDIINTDNTVTDSAVHDKTENKDVKTGDVLETTIDRTKRKAAIKAAINIKKQQSMSLVTKLRRLTLDDDSNRKRGGRPKKKESARSSSDEKNTKGPTKHSKTKKNVLSETISKEDAKQPERIEPLKSSMTTRDSNIKRTFSRSENTKGKYSNIIDDTVIPSARNDIEDPSMCENALEKFTPLMNSTMDINSTYTQKMMDATAIVEPLSPIKSNETVVINKNLASSIGKNNEPKFTSRSPITLQEEVQQLNQAIGLTEFEELFAEDEPSREREMSNRNMTKQDIQNEMKKNVPVRRRIEAFEKEKISEKAIVQKLARRSVEKAKKILLAKQKKETQMMTSQLQTVRSTSVLHSKPDDDTSDDEARPRRTIPH; encoded by the exons atggatactggatcaaagaaggagattaaagaaatgattaccaaagatatatcgaatatacataattattccttggatgttaaaaaatatattaacaaccagcttgaagacactctggattatttacatggtttaattgctgaaataccacaatcagtccctggcccttcaactacaaagaggccgaaagttttgaagaaagaaggttatcgccgtaaagagactatcccagaaaatgatattatcaatactgacaatacagtaacagattcagcagtacatgataaaacagaaaataaagatgtaaaaactggggatgtgctggaaacaacaattgaccgaacaaaaagaaaggctgcaataaaagctgcaattaatattaaaaagcagcagtcaatgtcacttgttacaaaattacgaaggctaactcttgatgatgacagtaat aggaaacgtggaggccgacctaaaaaaaaggaaagtgctagaagtagttcagatgaaaaaaacacaaaaggtcctacaaaacatagtaaaacaaaaaagaatgttttaagcgaaacaatttcaaaagaagatgcaaaacagccagaaaggattgaaccattaaagtcttcaatgacaacaagagatagtaatataaagagaactttttcacggagtgaaaacacgaagggtaaatattctaatattattgatgatacagtaattccatcagcaagaaatgatattgaagatccttcaatgtgcgagaatgcacttgagaaatttactcctcttatgaattccacgatggacatcaattctacttatacgcagaagatgatggacgctaccgcaattgtagaacctttatcaccaataaaatcaaacgaaacggtagtaattaataaaaacttggctagtagtataggaaaaaataatgaacctaaatttacatcacggtcgccaataactctgcaggaggaggttcagcagctgaatcaagctattggactcaccgagttcgaagaattattcgcagaagatgagccatcccgtgaaagggaaatgtctaatagaaacatgacgaaacaggacattcaaaatgaaatgaagaaaaatgtgcccgtaagaaggagaatcgaggcctttgaaaaagaaaaaatttcagaaaaagccattgttcaaaaactggcacgaagatctgtcgaaaaagcaaaaaaaatcttattagcgaaacaaaagaaggagactcagatgatgacatcgcag ctccaaacagtaaggtccacttctgttttgcacagtaaacctgacgacgacacatcggacgatgaagccagaccaaggcgtacaattccacattag